A single region of the Streptomyces sp. AM 4-1-1 genome encodes:
- a CDS encoding M48 family metallopeptidase, producing the protein MPADPSSGLAGGTPSRRPGKSQRSAASHPPRASATSAVEVRRSNRRSRTVSAYREGDRTIVLIPARMSEAEEQRWVNVMLDKLAAQESKRLLGDSELAERAERLSAQYFGGRARPASVRWVTNQNTRWGSCTPAEGSIRLSHRLQGMPEYVVDYVLLHELAHLLVPGHGPRFWRLLDAYPRTERARGYLEGVVAADRLPHLPAAREE; encoded by the coding sequence GTGCCCGCCGACCCGTCATCCGGCCTCGCCGGGGGGACTCCCTCGCGCCGCCCCGGAAAAAGCCAGCGCAGTGCGGCAAGCCATCCGCCGCGCGCTTCCGCGACGAGCGCGGTCGAGGTACGCAGAAGCAACCGCCGCAGCAGGACGGTCTCCGCGTACCGCGAGGGCGACCGTACGATCGTGCTGATTCCCGCCCGGATGTCGGAGGCCGAGGAACAGCGCTGGGTGAACGTCATGCTCGACAAGCTGGCGGCCCAGGAGAGCAAACGGCTGCTCGGCGACAGCGAACTGGCGGAACGCGCCGAGCGGCTGTCCGCCCAGTATTTCGGGGGCCGGGCACGTCCGGCGTCCGTGCGCTGGGTCACGAACCAGAACACCCGCTGGGGCTCCTGCACCCCCGCCGAGGGCAGCATCCGCCTCTCGCACCGGCTCCAGGGCATGCCGGAGTACGTGGTCGACTACGTACTCCTCCATGAACTCGCGCATCTGCTCGTCCCCGGGCACGGCCCGCGTTTCTGGCGGCTCCTCGACGCCTATCCGCGTACCGAACGGGCCCGTGGCTACCTGGAGGGCGTGGTGGCGGCCGACCGGCTCCCGCACCTGCCCGCCGCCAGGGAAGAGTGA